CTACCTGGTGTCCAGCCGTGAGTCAGACGTTGCTCTGCTCAGGAGCCGGGGAGTCAGCGCCTGGCAGCTTGCGCGCATCTATGCCCTGGAGGGAATCGCAATCACCGTGGTCGCAACGGTCATCGCGCCATTCCTGGCGATGGGGGCCATCATGCTCTCTGGCAAGCTGGGCTACTTCAAGGACATAACCCTGGGAGAGTACCTACCGGTCTCACTGGAAGCGACGCCGTTCCTGGTGGCTGTCGCAGTCGGCCTTCTGTGCCTGGCAATCTATGTAGTCCCGGGAGTCGTCGGCGCCAGGACCGGGCTAATCGTGCACAAGCTGCGTTCCTCGCGGCCGCCAGTAGCGCCGTTCTTCCAACGCTACTACATAGACGTGGGACTCATGGTGATAGGTGGGCTGGTCTTCTGGGAACTGTTCGCTCGCGGACAGATCATATCCGGTGGGCTCTTTGGAGACAGAGGGATCAACGAGGCGTTGCTGTTCGCGCCGGTGCTGCTGCTCACGGTCGTCGCGTTACTGTTCATGAGGTTCTTCCCCCTGATCGTTCGCTACCTGAGCGGCGACTCACCCTCGCTACTGCATCTGGGCGCGGCAGCAACTCTGGCAGGCATCGCTCTGATAATTGCGCTGCAGCACGTCAGGGCAGGGGACGAGCTCGGCTGGATCAGCAGCGCTGTCCACATCGCGCTCATCGGACTGGCGTACTTCGGCACCTGGAAGACACGGCGTCGAGTACCGTTCATCCTGGGTCTGGTCTCACAGGCTGTCCTGATCGTCCTGTTCATCTACTTCGACGTCCCTGACTCAGATGCGGCCGCATACATCCCCACCATCATGCTCGGCGCGCTGGTGCCGTTGCAGGTCGCGTTCGTCGCCCTCCGCAGACTGTCCAGGGTCTACCCAGTGTGGATGTCCATGGCAATCTGGCGTATGGGGCGTAACCCGCTCCAGTACAGCTGGCTTGTGCTGCTGATCGTGATGGTAACCGGACTTGGGGTACTGGCCACCACTGTCGGCGGTACGCTAGACCGGTCTTACGAAGAGCGAATCCTGTATGAGGTTGCGTCCGACCTCCGCGTCACCGGTATGCCCACCCACTTCGCGGAGGGCACCGAGGAGATCAAGAGCAGATACCTGACCATGGCAGGCGTCACCTCTGTCTCGCTGGCCCTGAGGGGAGATGGTTCGGTCGGGGCCACGTACTCGGGCAACAGCTTCGGCGTGCTTGCGGTCGAGTCGGACGACTTCCCATACGTTACCTGGTACCGGGACGACTTCTCAGAGCGGCCTCTGCCGCAGGTGATGAGTCTGCTCAGGTCCGGGGCCAACCAGCCCAGTATCGACCTGCCTGAGGGGGCCGAGAACATTTACGTCTGGACCCGGACGATGGACGACTACCCAAACATGTTCCTGTGGATGGTGCTGCAGGACCATCGTGGCGTTACGGACACCATCACCTTCGGCCCCGTCTCGGGTGTGGAGTGGACTCTCAGGGGCTCCATGATTCCATCACACCTCGAGCCGCCTCTGAATCTGGTCAGCGTTCAAGTGTACGAGCCCGCGTTCGGCCCGGCCGGAACTGCGGGGGCCCTGCTTCTCGACGACATACAGGCCTCCGTGAGAGGCAGCGCCGAAAGAGTCATGCTTGATGATTTCGAAGGGCTGAACAAGTGGACTCCGCTCTCGACATCGATGATTTCCAGGGACACCATCGGGTTCACCCGGCAGGACGTCAAGAGTGGCGCGCGCTCGGGAGTGTTCACGTTCGGCAAGGACACGGACAGGGGCATTCGCGGGTTCTACAGAAGTCCCACCGGTGGCCCTGTTCCTGTGGTTGCCAGCACGAGTTTCACGAGGCGCACCGGCACCGTCGTTGGCAATGCCCTGATAGTCAATGTGTTTGGCAGGCTGATACCAGTGCGGTTAGTGGACACGGTCGACTACTTCCCGACCATGGACCCGGCTGGCAACGGCTTCCTGATTGCAGACCTGGACAGCCTCCTCCGCCATCTGAACATCCTGACGCCAATCGGGAGCATCAGGCCCAATGAGCTGATCCTGAAGGAGGCGCCGGGGGCAGGCGACGAGGCCTACATGTACGGGCTGGCCCTTGCGCGGGCGCCTCACCTCGTGCACGACCGCACGAGGCTGCTGGAGACAGTACGACTCGACCCCCTGATCACCGCAGGGTGGCGTGCAATGGTACTCGTCACCTTCGCCGTCATCGTGTTCGTGTCTGCGCTCGGGTACATCACCTACCTGATCTCGTTTGCGGGACAGAGCAGGGCGGAGGTCGGCTTCCTGCAGGCGCTCGGGCTAAGGCGCAGTCAGATGACTCGACTCCTCGGCTCCGAGCACCTGGTGGTTGTCGGCATGGGACTGGTTCTGGGTACTATTGCGGGGTTCGCCATGAGTAACATCATGGTGACAGCGCTCGCGGTTACCGAAGACGGCCATCCTGTGGTGCCTCCGTTCATCCTGACCACGAACTGGGAGTTCATGGGGCCGATCTATGCCACGCTGGTGGTCATATTCGTCGGGGCGCTCCTGTGGCTTGCCCGCTCTGTCTCCAGGGTGAACATCCACGAAATGTCCCGCTTGGAGGGTGAGTGACCTGCTTGGAACTAGTCACATAAGTAAAATGCAGAAATGAGGATGACCCTATCTACAGTCTCCCATCTCTCAGCTCCTGAACAGGGGGAGTGATGGGACTCTTCTCCAGGCTGATAACGGTCTGGCCACAGGTCGCGCGGAGGTCGCTCGCCAACTGGCAGCTCATGTCCACGGTCGTGGTAGGCGTTCTTCTGGCCGCCACCATCATGGCAGGAACTGTCATCTACTTCGACGCACTCAGGGAGTTGGCGCTCAAGAACGCTCTCAACAAGCTCAGCGTCAACGACACTAACATCGCTCTCAAGTCCGACCGCGGCCCCACGACATACGCTGAGCGGGACAAGGTCATTGCCGAGACCGAGCGCGAGATCGAAGACCGCATCTCGTGGATGCTCCGTGACAAGACAACCGGCGTAAAGACCGCTACTTTCTTCCTGTCTGAGGTCGGGAAGGAAGAAACGGCCGACACAGACAATCCCCGCGCCTTCTTCGGCAACCTTCCGAGACTCTATGACCACATTACCCTGCAGCCCGGGAGCCGGCCATCTGGCGATGGGTACGTCAACGCTCCGGGCGGTGAGCCGACAGTCGAGGCTATCGTGCCGCTGGATGCCGCGAACGACCTCGGGGTGGAAGTAGGCGACCGCCTCGCTGCGGTCCCGTACTGGTCTGACTCCTCGCCGTTCATCCACGTCGTCATAACCGGCACATTCACACGTAACAACCCGGACGACGAGTTCTGGTACCTCAACGACAAGATTTTCAACGCAGCCACTGCGAGAAGCTTCCAGACGCTTCCGTTCTATCTTACTGAGAGGGCGTACTACGAAGCGCTGGGAGATACCTTCAGGCAGCTCGACAGCGTCTTCAGCTGGCTGCTGATGGTGGACACGAGTACGCTGAACGCCAGGAACGCGACCTTCGCGCGACGGTCCATCAATGCGATGGAGGACCGGCTGTCCACGAACCTGTTCAGCTACAGGCAGATTACTGAGCTCGAAGAGTCCCTGTTCGAGTACGACGTTAGGCTGTTCTTCTCCAAGCTGCCGATGTTCGTGATACTCATACTGATCTCGGTGGTCATTCTGTACTACGTGATCACGCTGTCTTCGCTGGTGGTCGAGCAGCAGCGGGGCGAGATCGTG
This is a stretch of genomic DNA from Dehalococcoidia bacterium. It encodes these proteins:
- a CDS encoding FtsX-like permease family protein; its protein translation is MTILSFISKRLSDDWKLLAAIFIGITIAATLLAGAPVYISTLERQGIDTAIDRANQSYLNIYAASPYITLDGASLNSTEQAFDQALDDNIAEINRGRVRYLKSPTFIVGTPLSPLVPLSHVGEDGTRVSRGYFQHIERIDEHVTFLDGRMASDQVVWDDGRPSMEAIIGEPAKDAFDLEMGDVVIFTPSLSHPMRARVEIVGVVEPTDPTEEYWQQNPNIFLDPAPLEELPDAEVEVDPDEPPLPVFVTQPVLVDGVGRAYPGTLVNSSWFVSVDREALKRWDKDDVRSRLREMEIEITDAMPGSVVLTGIRGLLDTFDKRSFFTSVPLLLLLVVTAITVLYYILMMVSYLVSSRESDVALLRSRGVSAWQLARIYALEGIAITVVATVIAPFLAMGAIMLSGKLGYFKDITLGEYLPVSLEATPFLVAVAVGLLCLAIYVVPGVVGARTGLIVHKLRSSRPPVAPFFQRYYIDVGLMVIGGLVFWELFARGQIISGGLFGDRGINEALLFAPVLLLTVVALLFMRFFPLIVRYLSGDSPSLLHLGAAATLAGIALIIALQHVRAGDELGWISSAVHIALIGLAYFGTWKTRRRVPFILGLVSQAVLIVLFIYFDVPDSDAAAYIPTIMLGALVPLQVAFVALRRLSRVYPVWMSMAIWRMGRNPLQYSWLVLLIVMVTGLGVLATTVGGTLDRSYEERILYEVASDLRVTGMPTHFAEGTEEIKSRYLTMAGVTSVSLALRGDGSVGATYSGNSFGVLAVESDDFPYVTWYRDDFSERPLPQVMSLLRSGANQPSIDLPEGAENIYVWTRTMDDYPNMFLWMVLQDHRGVTDTITFGPVSGVEWTLRGSMIPSHLEPPLNLVSVQVYEPAFGPAGTAGALLLDDIQASVRGSAERVMLDDFEGLNKWTPLSTSMISRDTIGFTRQDVKSGARSGVFTFGKDTDRGIRGFYRSPTGGPVPVVASTSFTRRTGTVVGNALIVNVFGRLIPVRLVDTVDYFPTMDPAGNGFLIADLDSLLRHLNILTPIGSIRPNELILKEAPGAGDEAYMYGLALARAPHLVHDRTRLLETVRLDPLITAGWRAMVLVTFAVIVFVSALGYITYLISFAGQSRAEVGFLQALGLRRSQMTRLLGSEHLVVVGMGLVLGTIAGFAMSNIMVTALAVTEDGHPVVPPFILTTNWEFMGPIYATLVVIFVGALLWLARSVSRVNIHEMSRLEGE